A segment of the bacterium genome:
CGGAGCATCTCCTCCGTCGTCCGCACGACGACGGGGATGAAGATCATGGAGAGTGCGGCCGCTCCCGCCCATGCGGAGAACCGTTTCATCGGCAGGACCAGGAGGATATATCCGAAGATCCCCATGATGATGGAGGGAACGCCGGTCATCGTGTCGGCGGCGAACCGGACGGCGGAGGCGAATCTCCCCTTCCCGTACTCCGCGAGGTAGATGCCGCACATGACCGCCGTGGGAACCGACCAGAGCATGGTCATAAGGGTGATGACGAGGGTCCCGACGATCCCGTTCGCGATCCCGCCTCCCGGCTCCCCGACGGGGCGGGGAAGGTCGACCAGCAGCGTCAACTTGAGTTCCTTGGCCCCCTTGATCAGCAGGTCGAAGAAGATGAGGAACAGCGGCAGGATGACGAGGAACGCGCAGAGGTAGAAGATCCACTTCATGACGCGGTCGGCGGCTTTTCGGCGGAAGGAGATCGTGGTCATCCTTCAGATCCCCCGGGAGGCGCGCGCGACCATCTTCGTGAGGATCCATTTTGCCGCGAGGTTCACGGCGAGGGTCATCGCGAAGAGGATGAGCCCGATGAGGACGAGGGACGAAAGATAGACGTCCCCGACGGCCTCGGTGAACTCGTTGGCGATGACTGCCGCCATCGAGTATCCAGGTTGGAACAGGGAAAGGATGGCCTCCGGGCGGTTCCCGATGACCATCGTGACCGCCATCGTCTCTCCCAGAGCCCGTCCCAGGCCGAGGATCGTCGCTCCGAAGATGCCGGGGATGCAGTGCTGCCCGATCACGATCCGGAGCATCTCCCATCGGGTGCCGCCGAGCGAGAGGACCGCCTCCTTCTGCCGCTGCGGGACGGTGGCCAGCACCTCCCGGCTGACCGACAGGATGAACGGGACGATCATGATCGCGAGGAGCACCCCTGCCGCCAGCATGCTCGGGCCGTACACCGGCCCCTTGAAGAGAGGAACCCAGCCCAGGAACTTCGTCACGGGTTTCATGAACCAATCCCGCAGGACCGGCACGAGGACGAAGATTCCCCAGAGGCCGTAGATCACGCTGGGGATCGCCGCGAGGAGCTCGGCAAGGAACGAAACGGGCGTCTTCATCCAGGGAGGGGCGAACTCGTCGATGAAGATCGCCGCCCCCACGCTCAACGGCAAGGCGATGAGGATCGCGAGGAAGGAGGAGACCAAGGTTCCGTAGATGAAAGGCAGCGCGCCGAACTTCTCGAGGACCGGGTCCCACGTCCCGGTGACGAGGAACGCGGCCCCGAACTTCCGCAGGGCGGGGAGCGACTCCCGCAGGAGCACCGCGAACAGGAGCGTCGCCAGGAAGAGAACCAGGAAGGCGAAGGCGCCCGTGGTTCGTTCGAAGAGGAGGTCCTTGATGTTTTCGCCGGTTTTCCGGGCCATCCGGTGCATATCCTCGCGGTTCGTAGAGAAGGGAAGGGGGGGGAATCTTTCCCCCCCTTCCCGGTCATGCAACAGCGATCTTACGACTGATCGGCGCCTCCCGCCCTGAAGAGGCCGGTCAGTACAGGGACTTCCCCCGGAAGGAAATCTGCTTCAGCGCCTTGTCGACCTTCTCCACCACGGCCTTCGGCAATGGAGCGTAGTCGAGGGCGGCCACCATCTTCTGGCCGTCCCGGATCGCCCACTTGAGGAACCGGACGATGGCCTTCCCCCTGGCCTCGTCCTTCTGGTCCTTGTATACGAGGATCCAGGTGAGCCCGGAGATGGGCCACGACTCCTTTCCCGGGGCGTCGACCAGCGATACCCGGAAATCGGCCGGCATCGACTTCGCCACACCCGCCGCCGCCGCGGAGATCGCCGCCAGGGTCGGCGCGACGAAGTGTCCCGCCTTGTTCCGCAGCGACGCGACGTTCATCCTGTTCTGCCTGGCGTACGCGAGCTCGACATATCCGATGGCTCCCGGGATCTGTTTCACAACTCCGGCCACACCCTCGTTCCCCTTCCCGCCGATCCCCACCGGCCAGTTTACAGATGGTCCGCGGCCGACCTTCGCGCGCCACTCGGTGTTCACCGTCGTCAGGTAGTTCGTGAAGATGTCCGTGGTACCGGACCCGTCGGATCGATGGGCGACCACGATGTCTGCGTTCGGCATCGTCACGGTCCTGTTCAATTCCGCGATCTTCGGGTCGTTCCAGCGGGTGATCCTGCCGAGGTAGATGCCGGCGAGGACGTCCGGCGTAAGTTTCAACCCGCTCGCCACGCCGCCGAGGTTGTAGACCGGGACCACCGCTCCGAGCGCCGTCGGGATATGGAGGATGGACCCCGGAAGTTTTTTCATCCCCTCTTCCGTCATCGGCGCGTCGGTGGCGCCGAAGTTCACCGTCCCCGCGGTGATCTGCCGGATCCCGCCGCCCGAGCCGATCGACTGGTAGTTGAACCGGACGCCCGGGTTGGCGTTGGAATATTCATAGAACCATTTCGAATAAAGGGGGTACGGGAACGTCGCCCCCGCGCCGTTGATCGTCAGCGGATCCGCCGCGGACGCGATGGAGACGACGGCGAGCATTGCCAGGACCCCTGCCAGGACTCCGTAGATCTTTTTCATTCGTTCGACCCCCCTGATAAGATGGTTCGCCTTTACGGCTTGAGGGCATCCTATGTTGTGTACATCAAGGGGGGGTGAGGTGGGTGTTAAGTTCGTGTTAAGAACGAACCTCCAGAGAAGCCTTCAATAACGCAGGGTTACAGTAACCGGGCCCATTGCCGGAAGTTTGTGTTGATTATCTGAAAATTCGAATTTATGATTTGCATCGATCTCATTCCAACAGGAGGGGTACCCGATGAGGAAAGTCGCATTCTGGACAGCGTTGGTCGTTGCGGTGGTTTTCGCCTCCGGCACGGTGTTCGCCGCGCCGCCGAACAAGCCCATCGTCCTGAAGGCTGCGAAATCCAAGGGGCCGGTCACCTTCGATCACGCGAAACACACCAAGGATTGCGCTACCTGCCACCACAAGGACAAGGCCGGAGCAGAGCAGTCGTGCGGAAAGTGCCACGGCGCGAAGACCGAAGGGAAGAAGGTCTCCTTGAAGGAAGCGTTCCACACACAGTGCAAGGGGTGCCATCAGAAGGAGAAGAAGGGTCCCGTGAAGTGCGACGAATGCCACAAGAAGTGATAACGGCAACCGCCCGGATCTGATCGCCTGTACAGGGGTGGGGGGGAAGTCCCCTCGCCCCTTTTTCTCTTTTCTTCCGCGGCACATCGATCCCCCCACACACAGGAAACGAAACCCCGGCATGCGGCGTCGAATGCCTTGCCGGATTTCATCCGTTTTTCACACGCCGTTCATAGTGAGATTTTGTCGATTGGTTGCTATGACCGGAAAAAGGGGGATCCATGGCCATCGCGAACGGTACGTCCTGTTTTTTCCCGGTCAGAATTCACCGGAGCGCGTGCCTTCCCCGATCGAGGAGAACACTCTCGCCCCGGTTCGTCCGGTTCGTCGCCCGCTTGGCGATATGGAGCGAACGGCATCGGGGCGGGAACCTCTTCGCGGTTTCGCTTGAGCGGGTCGCCGGTGTGCTACTCGACAAGGCATCCGGAAACCCGCTGATCTGCGCGAAAGTGCGGGACGAACTGAAGAGGCGGCTTCGGTCGAGGAAAGCCTGCCCTCCCGGCTGGAGAAAGGCGTGTTTCAATGCTGCCGACAGGCGCTTCGGGTCGCTGACCGGATAGAACTCGCACCTTGACGGCGGGCCGCCTCCCGAGGGGGATCCGTTCCCGGATACCTCGGCCAGTCGGGTGACGGTTCCCTTTCCGTCCGCCTCCAGGGCCAACACGGCTCCCTTCCGCAGCGGGAACCTCCCCGGAAGCGCCAAGAGCGTCGCCGCAAGGTCGCCCAGGTCCGGTTCATGCCCGACGAACGCCGCTTCGCCGGTAGGAGTCCGGCGTCGTCCCGGACCGTACGATCGCCACTACATGGCGGACGAGGTACAGGATCATCGCGATTTACCGGCGGAACCGCCCGGATGGGGATCCCTTGAAGCGGACGGTGACGTCCT
Coding sequences within it:
- a CDS encoding cytochrome c family protein, which translates into the protein MRKVAFWTALVVAVVFASGTVFAAPPNKPIVLKAAKSKGPVTFDHAKHTKDCATCHHKDKAGAEQSCGKCHGAKTEGKKVSLKEAFHTQCKGCHQKEKKGPVKCDECHKK
- the pstA gene encoding phosphate ABC transporter permease PstA; the protein is MTTISFRRKAADRVMKWIFYLCAFLVILPLFLIFFDLLIKGAKELKLTLLVDLPRPVGEPGGGIANGIVGTLVITLMTMLWSVPTAVMCGIYLAEYGKGRFASAVRFAADTMTGVPSIIMGIFGYILLVLPMKRFSAWAGAAALSMIFIPVVVRTTEEMLRTVPMTVREAALALGIARWKTTLRITVRTAWPGILTGILLAMARILGETAPLLFTTLGNQFWQSRLDQPMAAVPLQVFTYAISPYEDWHDKAWAGALVLITMVLVINIAARVLTRQKR
- the pstC gene encoding phosphate ABC transporter permease subunit PstC encodes the protein MHRMARKTGENIKDLLFERTTGAFAFLVLFLATLLFAVLLRESLPALRKFGAAFLVTGTWDPVLEKFGALPFIYGTLVSSFLAILIALPLSVGAAIFIDEFAPPWMKTPVSFLAELLAAIPSVIYGLWGIFVLVPVLRDWFMKPVTKFLGWVPLFKGPVYGPSMLAAGVLLAIMIVPFILSVSREVLATVPQRQKEAVLSLGGTRWEMLRIVIGQHCIPGIFGATILGLGRALGETMAVTMVIGNRPEAILSLFQPGYSMAAVIANEFTEAVGDVYLSSLVLIGLILFAMTLAVNLAAKWILTKMVARASRGI
- the pstS gene encoding phosphate ABC transporter substrate-binding protein PstS, which gives rise to MKKIYGVLAGVLAMLAVVSIASAADPLTINGAGATFPYPLYSKWFYEYSNANPGVRFNYQSIGSGGGIRQITAGTVNFGATDAPMTEEGMKKLPGSILHIPTALGAVVPVYNLGGVASGLKLTPDVLAGIYLGRITRWNDPKIAELNRTVTMPNADIVVAHRSDGSGTTDIFTNYLTTVNTEWRAKVGRGPSVNWPVGIGGKGNEGVAGVVKQIPGAIGYVELAYARQNRMNVASLRNKAGHFVAPTLAAISAAAAGVAKSMPADFRVSLVDAPGKESWPISGLTWILVYKDQKDEARGKAIVRFLKWAIRDGQKMVAALDYAPLPKAVVEKVDKALKQISFRGKSLY